One Halarcobacter ebronensis genomic window carries:
- a CDS encoding 3-isopropylmalate dehydratase small subunit, which translates to MSKITGKVWNFGANIDTDIIIAARYLNSSDPEHLAKYVMEDADPEFPKKLQKGDIIVAGENFGCGSSREHAPIALKAAGVAAVVAPSFARIFYRNAFNMGLPIFELPESLEIKEGEEISIDLDSGIITNNTTKKTYKFIPIPPFMQELIATGGLINYAKAEMKKDN; encoded by the coding sequence ATGAGTAAGATTACTGGAAAAGTTTGGAATTTTGGAGCAAATATTGATACTGATATTATCATTGCTGCAAGATATTTGAACAGTTCAGATCCTGAACATTTAGCAAAATATGTAATGGAAGATGCAGACCCTGAATTTCCTAAAAAACTTCAAAAGGGCGATATCATTGTTGCGGGTGAAAATTTTGGTTGTGGTTCAAGTAGAGAACATGCTCCAATCGCACTAAAAGCAGCAGGTGTTGCAGCCGTTGTAGCTCCTTCTTTTGCAAGAATTTTTTATAGAAACGCTTTTAATATGGGACTTCCAATCTTCGAACTTCCAGAGTCTTTGGAGATAAAAGAGGGTGAAGAGATCTCTATTGATTTAGATAGTGGAATCATCACCAATAATACTACAAAAAAAACATATAAATTTATTCCAATTCCTCCTTTTATGCAAGAGTTAATTGCAACTGGTGGATTGATAAATTATGCAAAAGCAGAAATGAAAAAGGATAACTAA
- a CDS encoding methylenetetrahydrofolate reductase: MLTDKIREKQKGILLYGITPPKINHSDEEIKEIAKKHIERISNLDVDGLVLYDIQDESDRTDEKRPFPFIKTLDPCRYSHDYLQELKIPRIVYRAVGNYTSQTFTKWLEFTKQNQVHSVFVGAASHEQKNPLSLKEAYQLKREVNDNLCLGGITIPERHTKKGDEHLRIFSKIDESCEYFITQCIYDLEAAKIFLTDYAKYAKENNYEMVPIILTLTPCGSTKTLEFMKWLGINIPNYLEEELKESGNILQDSVKLSKDIFKELYQFGTKKGIPIGCNIESVAIRKAEIEASVELLNEIKEIMKEN, from the coding sequence ATGTTAACAGACAAAATCAGAGAGAAGCAAAAAGGGATTCTTCTTTATGGTATTACTCCGCCAAAAATAAATCATAGTGATGAAGAGATAAAAGAGATTGCCAAAAAACATATTGAAAGAATTTCCAACCTTGATGTGGATGGTTTAGTTTTATATGATATCCAAGATGAATCAGATAGAACAGATGAAAAGAGACCTTTTCCTTTTATAAAAACTTTAGACCCATGCAGATATTCACATGACTATTTACAAGAGTTAAAAATTCCAAGAATTGTTTATAGAGCTGTTGGGAATTACACTAGCCAAACTTTTACAAAGTGGTTAGAGTTTACAAAACAAAACCAAGTACACTCAGTATTTGTAGGTGCGGCATCCCATGAACAAAAAAATCCTTTAAGTTTAAAAGAGGCATATCAACTTAAAAGAGAGGTAAATGACAACCTCTGTCTTGGCGGAATTACAATCCCAGAGCGACATACAAAAAAAGGTGATGAGCACTTACGAATTTTCTCTAAAATAGATGAATCTTGCGAATATTTTATTACCCAATGTATCTATGATTTAGAAGCAGCAAAAATATTTTTAACTGATTATGCAAAATATGCAAAAGAGAACAATTATGAGATGGTACCAATAATTTTAACTCTGACTCCTTGTGGAAGTACAAAAACTTTGGAGTTTATGAAATGGCTTGGAATAAATATTCCAAACTATCTAGAAGAGGAGTTAAAAGAGTCAGGAAATATTCTTCAAGACTCAGTTAAACTGTCAAAAGATATTTTTAAAGAGTTATATCAATTCGGGACAAAAAAAGGTATACCAATTGGTTGTAATATAGAGAGTGTTGCAATTAGAAAAGCCGAAATTGAAGCCTCAGTTGAACTTCTAAATGAGATAAAAGAGATTATGAAAGAGAACTAA
- a CDS encoding pyrimidine/purine nucleoside phosphorylase, whose protein sequence is MSNIIEKNVDLLKKANVYFDGRVTSRNYTDKDGVVKSLGVMLPGEYTFNTKAPESMEILGGKVEVLILSGLDNNWETYGAGETFEVPGNSSFEIKVLELADYCCTYLS, encoded by the coding sequence ATGAGTAATATTATTGAAAAAAATGTTGATTTGCTAAAAAAAGCAAATGTTTACTTTGATGGAAGAGTTACAAGTAGAAACTATACAGATAAAGATGGTGTAGTAAAATCTTTAGGTGTTATGTTACCAGGTGAGTATACTTTTAATACAAAAGCTCCAGAATCAATGGAGATTCTTGGTGGAAAAGTTGAAGTTTTAATTCTTTCAGGTCTTGATAATAACTGGGAGACTTATGGTGCAGGTGAAACTTTTGAAGTTCCAGGAAACTCTAGTTTTGAGATAAAAGTTTTAGAACTAGCTGATTATTGTTGTACATATTTATCATAG
- the rpoD gene encoding RNA polymerase sigma factor RpoD has translation MSTKDLNKDIEGIVKEYKDSILTYEKLIKIFPKAPSTANIKKLIALIQLYNVTLISSQEQAKRMNAEEAKKKEDLRNKLKESDDDVFDLLKNKELLEWSRSDSPVRMYLREMGQIPLLTKEEEIEISKKIEMGEDVILDAICYVPYLIDFILEYREPLVNRERKVKELFRNFDDEDSDDDDNLDDDDDNDNDIDDDDDNDNDNDIDVDDDTPKKSNRKLDKRAETIIVAFKSLEKAKKEWLKFQSKETAKSDEEYDQMQFNLAVAFKKRILKEALLDLGPTSKLITEIVKAMETALKSESGFETELKKLEYKLPLFNDTLLKNHQKILDNIVNLSKVQITSMVPEATMVSTYMEIKKLFQTAEASKGGFDLEPEELLDVLEQIKRGKKITDEAKTRMAKSNLRLVVSIAKRYTNRGLPFLDLIQEGNIGLMKAVDKFEYKKGYKFSTYATWWIRQAISRAIADQARTIRIPIHMIETINRINKIIRKGIQENGKEPDVEEIAKEVGLPVDKVKQVIKITKEPVSLEAPIGSDDDGKFGDFVPDEKAPTPVDHIMKEDLQGQIDQILAQLNEREQAVVRMRFGLMDDASDRTLEEIGKELSVTRERVRQIESSAIKKLKHPKVGKNLKNYVES, from the coding sequence ATGAGCACAAAAGATTTAAATAAAGATATTGAAGGCATTGTAAAAGAGTACAAAGATTCAATTTTAACCTACGAAAAGCTAATCAAAATCTTTCCGAAGGCTCCCTCAACAGCAAACATCAAAAAGCTTATAGCTCTTATCCAACTATATAATGTAACACTTATTAGTTCACAAGAACAAGCTAAAAGAATGAATGCAGAAGAGGCTAAGAAAAAAGAGGACTTAAGAAATAAATTAAAAGAGAGTGATGATGATGTTTTCGATTTATTGAAAAATAAAGAGTTACTAGAATGGTCAAGATCAGATTCACCTGTTAGAATGTATCTAAGAGAGATGGGACAAATTCCACTTTTAACAAAAGAGGAAGAGATAGAGATCTCTAAAAAAATTGAGATGGGAGAGGATGTAATCCTTGATGCTATCTGTTATGTTCCATATCTAATTGATTTTATTTTAGAGTATAGAGAACCTTTAGTAAATAGAGAAAGAAAAGTTAAAGAACTTTTCAGAAACTTTGATGATGAAGACTCTGATGACGATGATAATTTAGATGATGACGATGACAATGACAACGATATTGATGATGACGATGATAACGACAATGACAATGACATTGACGTGGATGATGACACTCCTAAAAAAAGTAATAGAAAGCTTGATAAAAGAGCTGAAACAATTATTGTTGCTTTCAAATCTTTGGAAAAAGCAAAAAAAGAGTGGCTTAAATTTCAATCAAAAGAGACTGCAAAATCTGATGAAGAGTATGACCAAATGCAATTTAATTTGGCTGTTGCTTTTAAAAAGAGAATTTTAAAAGAGGCTCTTTTGGATTTAGGTCCAACTTCAAAATTGATTACTGAGATTGTAAAAGCAATGGAAACTGCGCTTAAATCAGAATCAGGATTTGAAACAGAATTAAAAAAATTAGAGTATAAACTACCACTATTTAATGATACATTATTAAAAAATCACCAAAAGATTTTAGATAATATTGTAAACTTATCTAAGGTACAAATTACCTCTATGGTTCCTGAAGCTACTATGGTTTCTACATATATGGAGATTAAAAAACTTTTCCAAACAGCAGAAGCATCTAAAGGTGGATTTGATTTAGAGCCAGAAGAGTTATTGGATGTTCTAGAGCAGATTAAAAGAGGTAAAAAGATTACCGATGAAGCAAAAACTAGAATGGCAAAATCTAACCTTAGACTTGTTGTATCTATTGCAAAAAGATATACAAACAGAGGTTTACCTTTCCTTGACCTTATCCAAGAGGGTAATATAGGTCTTATGAAAGCTGTTGACAAGTTTGAGTATAAAAAAGGGTATAAATTCTCTACTTATGCTACTTGGTGGATTAGACAAGCTATTTCAAGAGCAATTGCTGATCAAGCAAGAACTATTAGAATTCCAATTCACATGATTGAGACTATTAATAGAATCAATAAAATCATTAGAAAAGGTATTCAAGAAAATGGTAAAGAGCCAGATGTAGAGGAAATCGCAAAAGAGGTTGGATTACCTGTTGATAAAGTTAAACAAGTAATTAAAATCACTAAAGAGCCTGTATCTCTTGAAGCACCTATTGGTTCAGATGATGATGGTAAATTTGGAGACTTTGTTCCAGATGAAAAAGCACCAACACCAGTTGACCATATTATGAAAGAGGATTTACAAGGACAAATTGATCAAATCTTAGCTCAATTAAATGAGAGAGAACAAGCAGTTGTTAGAATGAGATTTGGACTTATGGATGATGCAAGTGATAGAACACTTGAAGAGATTGGTAAAGAGCTTTCTGTAACAAGAGAAAGAGTAAGACAAATTGAATCAAGTGCTATTAAAAAGTTAAAGCATCCAAAAGTTGGTAAAAACCTTAAAAATTACGTTGAGAGTTAA
- a CDS encoding sensor histidine kinase: MKLQSSEKKLAYFYTLLLMILFSIPVYFALNLAVNNELIIKEMALKNFSNEVEKSLYSGQLGLVRSVKVNFAFVNKDGEIQLNNLSKDLDNFNFRVYEEYPYLYYRKDVNKNIYDVSFIVSEVELNYSKAILLAILLFIVVLMNIYILNKSIIRSATRPYEILQKYTNVLFNDTMHELKTPLGILNINLDLLSRNSEPNKYVKRMKTAIKQIQVNYESIEYYIKNRKIKYSKEKINLSTYLESRIEYFEDIANSKFIKIRSEIENKIYVYMNSLELQRVIDNTLMNAIKYSRPESNVEINLALDENKNYALLSIKDYGYGIKDTDAIFDRFSREDTIQGGFGLGLNIVKTICNKDGIKISVESKENFGSTFSYRFEIYKIKFLDRIEDAK, encoded by the coding sequence TTGAAGTTACAAAGTAGTGAAAAAAAACTTGCATATTTTTATACTCTGCTTCTTATGATACTTTTTAGTATTCCTGTATATTTTGCACTTAATCTTGCTGTAAATAATGAACTAATAATAAAAGAGATGGCTTTAAAAAACTTCTCAAATGAAGTTGAAAAGAGTTTATATTCAGGTCAGTTAGGACTTGTAAGAAGTGTAAAAGTGAATTTTGCATTTGTTAATAAAGATGGAGAGATTCAACTTAATAATCTATCTAAAGATTTAGATAATTTTAACTTTAGAGTCTATGAAGAGTATCCATATTTGTACTATAGAAAAGATGTTAATAAAAATATCTATGATGTTTCATTTATTGTAAGTGAAGTTGAACTTAACTATTCAAAAGCGATACTTCTTGCGATACTTCTATTTATAGTTGTTCTTATGAATATTTATATTTTAAACAAGAGTATTATAAGAAGTGCAACAAGACCTTATGAGATACTTCAAAAATATACAAATGTACTCTTTAATGACACTATGCATGAACTGAAAACACCACTTGGAATTTTAAATATAAATTTGGATTTACTCTCAAGAAATAGTGAACCAAATAAATATGTAAAGAGAATGAAAACTGCAATAAAACAGATACAAGTAAATTATGAATCAATTGAATATTATATAAAAAATAGAAAAATAAAATACTCTAAAGAGAAAATCAATCTATCAACATATTTGGAGTCAAGAATAGAGTATTTTGAAGATATAGCAAACTCTAAATTTATAAAAATCAGATCAGAAATAGAGAATAAAATCTATGTTTATATGAATAGTTTGGAACTTCAAAGAGTTATAGATAATACATTAATGAATGCAATAAAATACTCAAGACCCGAAAGTAATGTTGAGATTAATTTAGCTTTGGATGAGAATAAAAATTATGCACTTTTGTCAATAAAAGATTATGGTTATGGAATAAAAGATACAGATGCCATTTTCGATAGATTTTCAAGGGAAGATACAATTCAAGGTGGCTTTGGTTTAGGGCTTAATATTGTAAAAACAATATGTAATAAAGATGGCATAAAAATAAGTGTGGAATCAAAAGAGAATTTTGGTTCAACTTTCTCTTATAGATTTGAGATTTACAAAATAAAATTTTTGGATAGAATTGAAGATGCAAAATAG
- a CDS encoding cache domain-containing protein, producing MQNRQFILLTFIVLISCGGLVWVFNNYLEYENQEKNEKIIDLYLDELTGLVNKNRNLVLTASVLLAKDEAIKRCLKTNKRCNCFKYLTKSKQGLLDTLVFDDLKIHIHDRNLKSFYRLWSNNQDNDSLSSFRYSLNQVKNTQKSLSCIEIGRYSMLIRGITPVIEEGEYLGSIEAITNFDSVIKHFNKKGVKLFILMNKEYEYIVSKIKFKEEQKLKNYTLLNETNEDISFLKDMEFKKTSYQKVGYFYLINTPIYDLNHTIIGYYVLKVVL from the coding sequence ATGCAAAATAGACAATTTATATTATTAACTTTTATTGTATTAATAAGTTGCGGGGGTTTAGTTTGGGTATTTAACAACTACTTGGAGTATGAAAATCAAGAGAAAAATGAGAAAATCATTGATCTTTATTTAGATGAGTTAACAGGATTAGTTAATAAAAATAGAAATCTAGTTTTAACAGCATCTGTCCTTTTAGCAAAAGATGAAGCAATAAAAAGGTGTTTAAAAACAAACAAAAGATGTAACTGTTTTAAATATTTGACAAAATCAAAACAAGGGCTTCTTGATACTCTTGTATTTGATGACTTGAAAATACATATCCATGATAGAAATCTAAAAAGTTTTTATAGGCTTTGGAGTAATAACCAAGATAATGATTCCCTTTCCTCTTTTAGGTATTCATTAAATCAAGTTAAAAATACTCAAAAATCACTCTCTTGTATTGAAATAGGAAGATACTCTATGTTAATAAGAGGGATAACTCCTGTTATTGAAGAGGGAGAGTATTTGGGTTCAATAGAGGCTATTACAAATTTTGATTCTGTAATAAAACATTTTAATAAAAAGGGAGTAAAACTTTTTATTTTGATGAATAAAGAGTATGAATATATTGTCTCAAAAATTAAGTTTAAAGAGGAACAAAAACTTAAGAATTATACTCTTTTAAATGAGACAAATGAGGATATTTCATTTTTAAAAGATATGGAGTTTAAAAAAACTTCTTATCAAAAAGTGGGGTATTTTTATTTGATAAATACTCCAATTTATGATTTAAACCATACAATTATAGGTTATTATGTACTAAAAGTAGTTTTATAA
- a CDS encoding energy transducer TonB, producing the protein MKSIILAFILSIIIHILLIFLPLDFFKKDEKKIEPPKKVEKQSTVKYVKLQPKIVPQPKKEEKVVKQEEIQRPQQFKKVEPKKIVPQKKTTKSEPSKTIPKEPISKPIIKAIPNKEVVIKPQEKRKTIENRSLENFLLSEPVPVNKKMLDKITQSYIDLYGKEYENFTNVQKVFIQNHIRTIVEITRSYFSFPDLAIKMNLNDYNEIEFVLYPNGDISGLKIIKNGEYSVYDKAIIETVQYAYKDYPRPKEPTQIRMFINYITHH; encoded by the coding sequence ATGAAATCGATTATACTTGCATTCATTTTATCAATTATTATTCATATTCTCTTAATTTTTCTTCCATTGGATTTTTTCAAAAAAGATGAAAAGAAGATAGAGCCTCCTAAAAAGGTGGAGAAACAATCAACAGTTAAGTATGTAAAGTTGCAACCAAAGATTGTGCCACAGCCTAAAAAAGAGGAAAAAGTTGTAAAACAAGAGGAGATACAAAGACCACAACAGTTTAAAAAAGTTGAGCCTAAAAAAATTGTACCCCAAAAGAAAACAACAAAAAGTGAACCTTCAAAAACTATTCCTAAAGAGCCAATAAGTAAACCTATAATAAAAGCTATTCCAAACAAAGAGGTTGTTATAAAACCTCAAGAGAAAAGAAAAACTATAGAGAATAGAAGTTTGGAAAACTTTTTATTAAGTGAGCCTGTTCCTGTAAATAAAAAGATGCTTGACAAGATAACACAAAGCTATATTGACCTTTATGGAAAAGAGTATGAAAACTTTACTAATGTACAAAAAGTATTTATTCAAAACCATATTAGAACTATTGTAGAGATTACAAGAAGTTACTTTAGTTTCCCAGATTTAGCTATAAAAATGAATCTAAATGATTATAATGAAATAGAGTTTGTCTTATATCCAAATGGTGATATTAGCGGACTTAAAATAATCAAAAATGGTGAATACAGTGTTTATGATAAAGCAATAATAGAAACAGTTCAATATGCCTATAAAGATTATCCTAGACCAAAAGAGCCAACACAAATAAGAATGTTTATTAACTACATTACCCATCACTAG
- a CDS encoding amino acid ABC transporter ATP-binding protein encodes MIKIEHLNMHFGDKEVLKDINLTVKKGEVVALIGPSGSGKSTLLRCLNFLVKPTSGRLNIDGINLDVTDVSKKDIFSLRQKTAMVFQNYNLLKNMTALGNIMEPMVTVQKMNKKEAETIALELLERVGLKNHKNSYPSQLSGGQQQRVGIARAMAVNSNIILFDEPTSSLDPELVGDVLEVIKKLAIETQKTMLIVTHEMKFAKEVSDKIVFLENGSIVVDGTPNEIFVESKNTRVSNFVNKMTENNLKA; translated from the coding sequence ATGATTAAAATTGAGCATTTAAATATGCATTTTGGAGATAAAGAGGTTTTAAAAGATATAAACCTTACAGTAAAAAAAGGTGAAGTGGTTGCGTTAATTGGACCATCAGGTTCTGGAAAATCAACCCTTCTTCGATGTTTAAATTTTTTAGTGAAACCAACAAGTGGACGTTTAAATATTGATGGGATTAACTTAGATGTAACAGATGTTTCAAAAAAAGATATCTTTTCATTAAGACAAAAGACTGCAATGGTTTTTCAAAATTATAATCTTCTTAAAAATATGACAGCTTTAGGTAATATTATGGAGCCTATGGTTACTGTTCAAAAAATGAATAAAAAAGAGGCTGAAACTATAGCTTTGGAGCTTTTAGAAAGGGTTGGTCTTAAAAATCATAAAAACTCATATCCTAGTCAATTATCAGGGGGACAACAACAAAGAGTGGGTATTGCAAGAGCTATGGCAGTAAATAGTAATATTATTCTGTTTGATGAACCAACATCCTCTTTAGACCCAGAGTTAGTAGGTGATGTTTTAGAGGTGATAAAAAAACTAGCAATTGAAACACAAAAAACCATGTTAATTGTTACCCATGAAATGAAGTTTGCAAAAGAGGTATCTGACAAGATTGTTTTTTTGGAAAATGGTTCAATTGTTGTTGATGGTACTCCAAACGAGATATTTGTTGAATCAAAAAACACAAGAGTGTCAAATTTTGTAAATAAAATGACTGAAAATAATTTAAAGGCTTAA
- the hemL gene encoding glutamate-1-semialdehyde 2,1-aminomutase, producing the protein MFDKSIKAYEEAKAVIPGGVDSPVRAFKSVGGTPPFIDKGEGAYLFDIDGNRYLDFVQSWGPLIFGHCDSDIEDAVMQTVKKGLSFGAPSVLETQLASEIVEMYDHIDKVRFVSSGTEATMSAIRLARGVTGKTDIIKFEGCYHGHSDSLLVQAGSGLATFGTPSSPGVPADLTKHTIVCEYNNIENLRKCFEDSNDIACIIIEPIAGNMGFLPATAEFLKECRELCDKNNALLILDEVMTGFRVSLTGAHGVIDIKGDIITFGKVIGAGMPVGAFASSKEIMSHLSPEGAVYQAGTLSGNPVAMAAGLVSLKKLKANPAVYSELNRKAKKLVEGLKEIANRNSIGFQATTIGSMFGFFFADKQPTNFKEVSAFCDFDRFAKFHHEMIKKGFYFACSQYEAGFISTVMTDEMIDECLTAADEIMKNL; encoded by the coding sequence ATGTTTGATAAATCAATTAAAGCTTACGAAGAAGCAAAAGCAGTGATTCCAGGGGGAGTTGATTCTCCTGTTAGAGCTTTCAAATCAGTTGGTGGAACACCCCCTTTTATTGATAAAGGTGAGGGGGCATATCTTTTTGATATAGATGGAAATAGATACTTAGATTTTGTACAAAGCTGGGGACCACTTATTTTTGGTCACTGTGATAGTGATATTGAAGATGCTGTTATGCAAACTGTTAAAAAAGGTCTCTCTTTTGGTGCGCCAAGTGTTTTGGAAACCCAGTTAGCTAGTGAAATTGTTGAAATGTATGACCATATAGATAAAGTAAGATTTGTAAGTAGTGGGACTGAAGCTACTATGTCAGCTATTAGACTTGCACGTGGTGTTACAGGAAAAACTGATATTATAAAATTTGAAGGGTGTTATCATGGACACTCAGATTCTCTTCTTGTTCAAGCTGGTTCTGGATTGGCTACTTTTGGAACTCCAAGTTCTCCTGGTGTTCCTGCTGATTTAACAAAACATACTATTGTTTGTGAATATAACAATATAGAAAATCTAAGAAAATGTTTTGAAGATTCAAATGATATTGCTTGTATTATTATTGAACCAATTGCAGGGAATATGGGATTTTTACCAGCTACAGCAGAGTTTTTAAAAGAGTGTAGAGAGTTATGTGATAAAAATAATGCTTTATTAATTTTAGATGAAGTTATGACAGGATTTAGAGTCTCTTTAACAGGTGCTCATGGGGTTATTGACATAAAAGGTGATATTATCACATTTGGTAAAGTAATTGGGGCAGGTATGCCTGTTGGTGCATTTGCTTCATCAAAAGAGATTATGTCTCATCTTTCACCAGAAGGTGCCGTTTATCAAGCTGGAACATTAAGTGGAAATCCAGTTGCTATGGCTGCAGGTTTGGTTAGTTTAAAAAAATTAAAAGCAAATCCAGCTGTTTATAGTGAATTAAATAGAAAAGCTAAAAAATTAGTTGAAGGTTTAAAAGAGATTGCAAATAGGAACTCTATAGGTTTTCAAGCTACTACAATAGGTTCAATGTTTGGTTTCTTTTTTGCAGACAAACAACCTACAAACTTTAAAGAGGTATCTGCTTTTTGTGATTTTGATAGATTTGCAAAATTTCACCATGAGATGATAAAAAAAGGTTTCTATTTCGCTTGTAGTCAATATGAAGCAGGATTTATCTCTACTGTTATGACTGATGAGATGATTGATGAGTGTTTAACTGCTGCTGATGAAATTATGAAAAATTTATAA
- the leuB gene encoding 3-isopropylmalate dehydrogenase — translation MKKYNISIIKGDGIGPEIVDEAIKVLDAVSYSCGFALEYKEYLMGGIAIDVTGTPLPDETVEGVLNSDACLFGAIGGEKWDTLPRELRPETGLLNFREKMGVFANLRPAIIYDELVNASTLKPEVIEGVDIMVVRELIGGIYFGKPRANDGFKAYNTMVYTKPEIQRIGKTAFELAMKRDKRVCSVDKANVLEVSQLWRDTMEEIAKDYPEVKLSHMYVDNAAMQLVRNPKQFDVIVTGNIFGDILSDTASMVVGSIGLLPSASTGEKTAIYEPIHGSAPDIAGQGIANPIATIVSAAMMLRYSLGEDEAADKIDAAIKKALKDGYRTKDLAAYDAKEIVSTSEMGDIIANYINK, via the coding sequence ATGAAGAAATATAATATCTCTATTATCAAAGGTGATGGAATTGGTCCTGAAATTGTAGATGAAGCTATTAAAGTTTTAGATGCAGTTTCTTACTCTTGTGGTTTCGCTTTAGAGTATAAAGAGTACCTAATGGGAGGGATCGCTATTGATGTTACAGGAACTCCTCTTCCAGATGAAACTGTTGAAGGTGTTTTAAACTCTGATGCTTGTCTTTTTGGAGCAATTGGTGGTGAGAAATGGGATACACTTCCAAGAGAGTTAAGACCTGAAACTGGACTTTTGAATTTTAGAGAAAAAATGGGTGTTTTTGCAAATCTTAGACCTGCAATTATTTATGATGAACTTGTAAATGCTTCAACTTTAAAGCCTGAAGTAATTGAGGGTGTTGATATTATGGTTGTAAGAGAGCTTATTGGTGGTATCTACTTTGGAAAACCAAGAGCTAATGATGGTTTTAAAGCATACAATACAATGGTTTATACAAAACCAGAAATACAAAGAATTGGAAAAACAGCCTTTGAATTAGCTATGAAAAGAGATAAAAGAGTATGTTCTGTAGATAAAGCAAATGTTCTTGAAGTCTCTCAACTTTGGAGAGATACAATGGAAGAGATTGCAAAGGATTATCCAGAAGTAAAACTTTCTCATATGTATGTTGATAATGCAGCTATGCAACTTGTTAGAAATCCAAAACAGTTTGATGTTATTGTAACAGGGAATATTTTTGGTGATATTCTTTCTGATACAGCTTCAATGGTGGTTGGTTCAATTGGACTTTTACCATCAGCTTCAACAGGAGAAAAAACTGCTATTTATGAACCAATTCATGGTTCAGCTCCTGATATTGCTGGACAAGGGATTGCAAACCCAATAGCAACAATTGTTAGTGCAGCAATGATGCTTAGATACTCTTTAGGTGAAGATGAAGCAGCAGATAAAATTGATGCAGCAATTAAAAAAGCACTTAAAGATGGATATAGAACAAAAGATTTAGCAGCTTATGATGCTAAAGAGATTGTATCTACATCTGAAATGGGTGATATAATAGCAAACTACATAAATAAATAA
- a CDS encoding AtpZ/AtpI family protein has protein sequence MENKNQEKEIPKHRGKLQALDNLSLGISIVAAVLIGFFIGYALKSLTGYTWTLWLGVFWGIAAAGLNIYKAYKRAQKEFEGLENDPRYSYRAKYGDKSYDEDE, from the coding sequence ATGGAAAACAAAAATCAAGAAAAAGAGATTCCAAAGCACAGAGGGAAACTTCAAGCTTTAGATAATTTATCTTTAGGTATCTCTATTGTTGCAGCTGTTTTGATTGGTTTTTTTATAGGTTATGCCCTTAAAAGCTTAACAGGATATACTTGGACTTTATGGCTTGGAGTTTTTTGGGGAATTGCAGCCGCAGGTTTAAATATCTACAAAGCTTATAAGAGAGCTCAAAAAGAGTTTGAAGGTTTAGAAAATGACCCAAGATACTCTTATAGAGCAAAATATGGTGATAAGTCTTACGACGAAGATGAATAA
- a CDS encoding response regulator transcription factor → MKILLLEDDYVYNESIKEYLEDLGFQVDSFYDGESALDSIIDNNYYLAILDIKVPKLNGHEVIKYLKDIGDKTPIIITTSLTDIDNITIGYQLGCKDYLKKPFELKELELRINSLLDSHYEIDKENICNLKNDYTFNIISGLLKYKDEVIDLTSKEKDLILFLIKNANCFCEIENIRENVWEGKEIHHADIRMYIRKIRLKTHKDFIISLRGVGYKIEVTK, encoded by the coding sequence ATGAAGATATTATTATTAGAAGATGATTATGTTTATAATGAGAGCATAAAAGAGTATTTAGAGGATTTAGGTTTTCAAGTAGATAGCTTTTATGATGGAGAATCAGCTCTTGATTCAATCATAGATAATAATTACTATTTGGCAATTTTAGATATAAAAGTGCCAAAATTAAATGGGCATGAAGTAATCAAATATTTAAAAGATATAGGCGATAAAACGCCTATTATAATAACAACATCACTAACTGATATTGATAATATTACTATTGGATATCAGTTAGGATGTAAAGACTATCTAAAAAAACCTTTTGAGTTAAAAGAGTTAGAATTAAGAATAAACTCTTTACTTGATTCACACTATGAAATTGACAAAGAGAATATTTGTAATCTAAAAAATGATTACACTTTTAATATTATTTCAGGATTATTAAAATACAAAGATGAAGTTATTGATTTAACTTCAAAAGAGAAAGATCTGATTTTATTTCTTATAAAAAATGCAAACTGTTTTTGTGAGATAGAGAATATTAGAGAAAATGTGTGGGAAGGTAAAGAGATACATCATGCAGATATAAGAATGTATATTAGGAAAATTCGTCTGAAAACTCATAAGGATTTTATAATCTCATTAAGGGGAGTAGGGTACAAAATTGAAGTTACAAAGTAG